One Vallitalea pronyensis genomic region harbors:
- a CDS encoding YwmB family TATA-box binding protein, protein MWKKLIYILCIVAILVMVNNVERVTINGEKRLLTAFNETDFELSETDLHVWGEYSKSFMTNDDMKQLGQQVASEIGLEPMYEDDFYQEELKKVYTIEKNTTEADTIIKVVELVEEVPNNGLKVENYIVVNIVLHDKCNSILYYRDKIKDTLSNYNVYATDNLTITSQHPGKLNSEAAEEIVESIAKTIGCTIKDQFLTEDIYSIYGYSKYIDGHIVSKGEKINVDLALTYNDIEDVTYLYAAIPVITIDY, encoded by the coding sequence ATGTGGAAAAAGCTGATATATATCCTATGTATCGTCGCTATCTTGGTCATGGTAAATAACGTTGAAAGAGTGACCATCAATGGCGAAAAACGCTTATTAACGGCTTTTAATGAGACGGATTTTGAGTTAAGTGAGACAGACCTTCACGTATGGGGTGAATATAGCAAAAGCTTCATGACCAATGATGACATGAAACAGCTGGGACAACAAGTTGCTTCCGAAATTGGTTTAGAACCCATGTATGAGGATGATTTTTATCAAGAAGAGTTAAAGAAAGTCTATACCATTGAGAAGAACACCACAGAAGCAGACACCATCATCAAAGTTGTTGAGTTAGTAGAAGAAGTGCCCAACAATGGCTTAAAAGTAGAAAACTACATTGTGGTGAATATTGTCTTACATGATAAATGTAACAGTATACTCTATTATCGGGATAAGATCAAAGACACCTTATCCAATTACAACGTGTATGCAACCGATAACTTGACCATCACCAGTCAACATCCAGGCAAATTGAATAGTGAAGCAGCAGAGGAGATTGTTGAAAGTATAGCCAAAACCATAGGGTGTACCATAAAAGATCAATTTCTAACAGAAGACATCTACAGTATCTACGGGTACTCTAAGTACATTGATGGTCATATTGTTTCAAAAGGTGAAAAAATAAACGTGGATTTGGCTTTAACCTATAATGATATAGAGGATGTCACCTATCTCTATGCGGCAATTCCTGTTATAACCATTGATTACTAA